Proteins from a single region of Cystobacter fuscus DSM 2262:
- a CDS encoding DUF2135 domain-containing protein: MPLPRAVLSGLLLVALASVSCMRGATTPPAPEDTASLAPQPPRPVPEPHPVPEPEPLPTDIPPLPVPANVPASFAEAGLIAPTTAPGLPDTGEVDIAALRDAVADPKPIPEELVRRWEERDRTREGRVEGGVVGGVIGGVVGGVLGGVAGPEREEAPLMPAPASEWETAEEAAKQEEPSGQTKPGEPRAPRPLLPKVESAPRLAKVLVQDEQGHYQPLKARAVRVVTYIQGARARTVVDYLFENDTSRSLEGTFYYPLPGGATVAGFALYSGAVAVDSPSLFQSAELLPPLGDSGRAEALVAAAPPSPGDAKHSWGQPQEARVVEHKRAREVYEDVVRHNVDPALLEWAGASTFSARVFPLPPKSLKRVVLAYEQTLLFDGQHLRYTWPLPPDAGRSLQVSARIHVDPRHARAMTVLPAAGSPRDLGPWRVWDWPRLTGDGALQVALVPLRPDADVLVGSDPAGLPGQSFFARVRMPSSFIAGEGAAPTGRAVLVVDTSLSAEDGNAWALQGALLRALLERDDSLTEYAVLLFDVRPRWLHGPGFRRNTPEARRETLGELERVFLEGASHVDGMLGELDRASRDWLKPAAGGGRMTAFLLSDGNVTWGRGQVDALISHHPASDTLRWVSYRFGESAVNTDLFDALARASGGRVVSVLSGSEVPAAARAHRAPSAVLARVEVRGAEVKDLVVAGRPHLVFPGQELLVAGRLMDEGTAELAVVVRSDGQERTMRVPLPRDRDSAFAPRAWAEGWVARLVALEDPRVDRTVVALSQHYRLANARASMLVLESEEDYVRYAVRDEQVDLSGLEELRRREQDQERERLEGLALDGVPDSGREVLRVLGAKQAEFGSRLKAQPLRDEPYAGGEERLQAELEYRRARRENKDDVMVYEAVARERAFAGDTWGAVRALSSPVELRPKDPEALRMVGYGLLALGQYTAATELFELVRLNRPFEPQSYLEEALALDAAGRPAEAARDWEIILARDWARHEEETRTVAAYHYARMLMALAKQARLSGAEVETLEARRRELAKLVGPGPIDYQLTLHWNSDSTDIDLWVVEPSGERCSYRRMRTRLGGQLHWDITNGLGPELYHARKATRGSYQVAVHYFGNNSARYVVPTALLLVTDRGVFSRDDGYQRQFQLRILPKAEAALLLRGEEVVPGKRAAKARE; the protein is encoded by the coding sequence ATGCCCCTTCCGCGCGCTGTCCTCTCCGGTCTCCTGTTGGTGGCACTCGCGTCCGTGAGCTGCATGCGTGGCGCCACGACTCCACCCGCCCCCGAGGACACGGCCTCGCTCGCGCCCCAGCCGCCTCGGCCCGTCCCGGAACCCCATCCCGTTCCAGAACCCGAGCCCCTCCCCACCGACATCCCTCCGCTCCCGGTGCCCGCGAATGTCCCCGCGTCCTTCGCCGAGGCGGGCCTCATCGCGCCCACCACCGCCCCGGGTCTCCCCGACACGGGGGAGGTGGACATCGCGGCGCTGCGTGATGCCGTCGCCGACCCGAAGCCCATTCCCGAGGAGTTGGTCCGGCGGTGGGAGGAGCGGGACCGGACGCGCGAGGGTCGCGTCGAGGGCGGCGTGGTGGGGGGCGTCATCGGAGGCGTGGTGGGGGGCGTGCTGGGAGGCGTGGCGGGACCCGAGCGAGAGGAAGCACCATTGATGCCCGCTCCTGCTTCCGAGTGGGAGACGGCCGAGGAAGCCGCGAAGCAGGAGGAGCCCTCCGGACAGACGAAGCCCGGCGAGCCCCGGGCGCCCCGGCCGTTGCTGCCCAAGGTGGAGTCCGCCCCCCGCCTGGCCAAGGTGCTGGTGCAGGACGAGCAGGGCCACTACCAGCCACTGAAGGCCCGCGCGGTGCGCGTGGTGACGTACATCCAGGGCGCTCGCGCACGCACGGTCGTGGACTACCTCTTCGAGAACGACACCTCCCGCTCCCTGGAGGGTACCTTCTATTACCCGCTGCCGGGTGGGGCGACGGTGGCGGGCTTCGCGCTGTACTCGGGTGCGGTGGCGGTGGACTCGCCCTCGCTCTTCCAGTCGGCGGAGCTGTTGCCCCCGCTGGGGGACTCGGGCAGGGCGGAGGCGTTGGTGGCCGCGGCCCCGCCGAGCCCCGGGGACGCGAAGCACTCGTGGGGCCAGCCACAGGAAGCGCGGGTCGTCGAGCACAAGCGCGCTCGCGAGGTGTACGAGGACGTGGTGCGGCACAACGTGGACCCGGCGCTGCTCGAGTGGGCGGGAGCCTCCACCTTCAGTGCTCGCGTCTTCCCCCTGCCTCCGAAGTCCCTCAAGCGCGTGGTGCTCGCCTACGAGCAGACGCTCCTCTTCGATGGTCAACACCTGCGCTACACGTGGCCCCTACCGCCCGACGCGGGCCGCTCGCTCCAGGTGTCGGCGCGCATCCACGTGGACCCGAGGCACGCCCGCGCGATGACGGTCCTGCCCGCCGCGGGGAGCCCGCGGGACCTGGGACCCTGGCGCGTATGGGATTGGCCGCGATTGACGGGGGATGGGGCGCTGCAGGTGGCCCTCGTGCCCTTGCGCCCGGACGCGGACGTGCTGGTGGGCTCGGATCCCGCGGGACTGCCCGGGCAGTCCTTCTTCGCGCGGGTGCGGATGCCCTCGAGCTTCATCGCGGGAGAGGGGGCGGCGCCCACCGGGCGGGCGGTGCTGGTGGTGGACACCTCGCTCTCGGCGGAGGACGGCAACGCGTGGGCCCTGCAGGGCGCCCTGCTGCGCGCGCTGCTGGAGCGGGACGACAGTCTCACCGAGTACGCGGTGCTGCTCTTCGATGTGCGGCCGCGCTGGCTGCATGGCCCTGGCTTCCGGCGCAACACGCCCGAGGCACGCCGGGAGACCCTGGGCGAGCTGGAGAGGGTCTTCCTCGAGGGCGCTTCGCATGTGGATGGGATGCTGGGCGAGTTGGACCGGGCGAGCCGCGACTGGCTGAAGCCGGCGGCGGGCGGCGGCCGGATGACGGCCTTCCTGCTCTCGGACGGCAACGTCACCTGGGGACGCGGACAGGTGGACGCGCTCATCTCGCACCACCCCGCCTCGGACACCTTGCGGTGGGTGAGCTACCGCTTTGGCGAGTCGGCGGTGAACACGGACCTCTTCGACGCGCTGGCCCGGGCGAGCGGCGGCCGGGTGGTGAGCGTGCTCTCCGGCTCGGAGGTGCCGGCGGCGGCGCGTGCGCACCGGGCGCCCTCGGCGGTGCTGGCACGGGTGGAGGTACGCGGCGCGGAGGTGAAGGATCTGGTGGTGGCGGGTCGGCCCCACCTCGTCTTCCCGGGACAGGAGTTGCTGGTGGCCGGACGGCTGATGGACGAGGGCACCGCGGAGCTGGCGGTGGTGGTGCGCTCGGACGGCCAGGAGCGGACGATGCGGGTGCCGCTGCCACGCGACCGGGACAGTGCCTTCGCTCCGCGGGCCTGGGCGGAGGGCTGGGTGGCCCGGCTGGTGGCGCTGGAGGACCCGCGGGTGGACCGGACGGTGGTGGCGCTCAGTCAGCACTACCGGCTGGCCAATGCGCGTGCCTCCATGCTGGTGCTGGAGTCGGAGGAAGACTACGTGCGCTACGCGGTACGTGACGAGCAGGTGGACCTCTCCGGGCTGGAGGAGCTGCGGCGGCGCGAGCAGGACCAGGAGCGCGAACGGTTGGAGGGGTTGGCGCTGGACGGAGTGCCGGACTCGGGCCGCGAGGTGCTGCGGGTGCTGGGCGCGAAGCAGGCGGAGTTCGGCTCGCGGCTGAAGGCCCAACCCCTGCGGGACGAGCCCTACGCGGGAGGCGAGGAGCGGCTCCAGGCGGAGCTGGAGTACCGGCGGGCGCGGCGAGAGAACAAGGACGATGTGATGGTGTACGAGGCGGTGGCTCGCGAGCGGGCCTTCGCGGGAGACACGTGGGGCGCGGTGCGGGCCCTCTCGTCACCCGTGGAGCTGCGGCCGAAGGACCCCGAGGCACTGCGGATGGTGGGCTATGGGCTGCTGGCGCTCGGCCAATACACGGCCGCCACGGAGCTCTTCGAGCTCGTGCGGCTCAACCGCCCCTTCGAGCCGCAATCCTACCTGGAAGAGGCCCTGGCCCTGGACGCGGCGGGACGGCCCGCGGAGGCGGCACGCGACTGGGAGATCATCCTGGCTCGAGACTGGGCCCGGCATGAGGAGGAGACCCGGACGGTGGCGGCGTACCACTATGCCCGGATGCTGATGGCGCTGGCGAAGCAGGCCCGGCTCTCGGGGGCGGAGGTGGAAACACTGGAGGCCCGACGGCGCGAGCTGGCGAAGCTCGTGGGGCCGGGGCCCATCGACTACCAGCTCACCCTGCACTGGAACTCGGACTCGACGGACATCGACCTGTGGGTGGTGGAGCCGAGCGGCGAGCGGTGCTCCTACCGGCGGATGCGAACGCGGCTGGGTGGACAGCTGCACTGGGACATCACGAATGGCCTGGGGCCCGAGCTGTACCACGCACGCAAGGCCACCCGCGGCTCGTACCAGGTGGCGGTGCATTACTTCGGCAACAACTCGGCACGCTACGTGGTCCCCACGGCGCTCCTGCTGGTGACGGACCGGGGCGTCTTCTCCCGCGATGATGGGTACCAGCGGCAGTTCCAGCTGCGCATCCTGCCGAAGGCCGAAGCCGCGCTGCTGCTGCGCGGCGAGGAGGTGGTGCCGGGAAAGCGGGCGGCGAAGGCCAGGGAATGA
- a CDS encoding polysaccharide lyase, with the protein MTVGIALLSLSPVAQAEEIFHNTGTVSGWNSINKEHKGSVSEVTNVTYSGPTAIKVTQIYDSSYSGRYHSEVVKNNVYRRGDTGFYGFAFRLQQDWQFQPQSYNIAQFIADFSNTGCDDYMPSSMIWLSGNQLFTRVKQGSVCSQKTVTFGNLATVTAGVWHKVVIQAKWASDGTGFYKLWFDGQKVLEQYNLSTTVSDDRYFQFRVGLYANGWHDNGYMQGSQGTRSIWFDEIGAGTTFADADPDQ; encoded by the coding sequence ATGACTGTTGGCATCGCCCTGCTCTCGCTTTCCCCGGTGGCACAGGCCGAAGAGATCTTCCACAACACTGGCACCGTGTCTGGTTGGAACTCCATCAACAAGGAGCACAAGGGGTCTGTCAGCGAGGTGACGAATGTCACCTATTCGGGACCGACCGCCATCAAGGTGACCCAGATCTACGATTCCTCGTACAGCGGCCGCTACCATTCGGAGGTCGTGAAGAACAACGTGTATCGTCGCGGCGACACCGGCTTCTACGGTTTCGCGTTCCGCCTGCAGCAGGACTGGCAGTTCCAACCCCAGTCGTACAACATCGCCCAGTTCATCGCGGATTTCTCCAATACCGGCTGCGATGACTACATGCCGTCCAGCATGATCTGGCTCTCGGGCAATCAACTCTTCACGCGCGTCAAGCAGGGCTCGGTCTGCTCCCAGAAAACCGTCACGTTCGGCAATCTCGCCACCGTCACCGCCGGGGTGTGGCACAAGGTCGTCATCCAGGCGAAGTGGGCGAGCGACGGCACGGGTTTCTACAAGCTCTGGTTCGATGGCCAGAAGGTGCTCGAGCAGTACAATCTGAGCACCACCGTGTCCGATGACCGGTACTTCCAGTTCCGCGTCGGCCTCTACGCGAACGGCTGGCACGACAACGGCTACATGCAGGGCAGCCAGGGGACGCGCAGCATCTGGTTCGACGAGATTGGCGCGGGCACGACCTTCGCCGATGCCGACCCCGATCAGTGA
- a CDS encoding DoxX family protein, which produces MLNETKTTASQDAGRWLLGSFMTGAGTGHLTFSREPFQAQVPDWVPMDKDTVVLLSGVVEIGLGLSLILGTRHKVPMGLGLAAFYALIFPGNLHQYAKRISAFGLDTDTKRFLRLFFQPVLMGWALWSTGAWKALRPR; this is translated from the coding sequence GTGCTGAACGAAACCAAGACAACAGCTTCGCAAGACGCGGGCCGCTGGCTTCTGGGCTCATTCATGACAGGGGCCGGCACGGGCCACCTCACCTTCTCGCGGGAGCCTTTTCAGGCGCAGGTGCCCGACTGGGTGCCCATGGACAAGGACACCGTGGTCCTGCTCTCGGGCGTAGTCGAGATCGGACTCGGGTTGTCCTTGATTCTCGGTACACGGCACAAGGTCCCCATGGGACTGGGTCTGGCGGCATTCTATGCGCTGATTTTTCCAGGCAATCTGCACCAGTACGCCAAGCGCATTTCCGCGTTCGGTCTCGATACGGACACCAAACGGTTTCTACGGCTGTTCTTCCAACCCGTGCTGATGGGGTGGGCGCTGTGGTCCACCGGTGCCTGGAAGGCATTGCGACCAAGGTAA
- a CDS encoding DUF3616 domain-containing protein — MLHAPLLGRVLLRFDSGKEDLHEDLSAAVFSADGGLWVASDEHHSLERFAPVSPRVFGEHRHFAMADLLGEEVHEEVDLEALDFQDGQLWFVGSHSAKRKKPKGKTMVKDLERLATVEHEPWRFLLARVPLPEKASGSARPAKLMRAEGRQDSGVNVLVELLRQDAHLGPFLAPASPDDPDGALAIPSKDNGLDIEGLAVHGDQVFLGLRGPVLRGYAVLLQMEVEEVGKGLLAPRRTKKGGAYQKHFLDLDGLGIRELCRHGEDLLILAGPTMPVDGPIRLFRLHKGLLLSGDTLHSQEKGGLEPLFDLKNGSRDDNAEGVAVFSWFAPNDSVLVVYDTPSPQRRYGPDGVLADVFRL; from the coding sequence ATGCTGCATGCTCCGCTCCTCGGTCGTGTCCTGCTGCGGTTCGATTCTGGCAAGGAGGATCTCCACGAGGATCTCTCCGCCGCGGTGTTCTCCGCGGATGGCGGTCTCTGGGTGGCCTCGGACGAGCACCACTCGCTCGAGCGCTTCGCCCCGGTGAGCCCGCGCGTCTTCGGAGAGCACCGGCACTTCGCCATGGCGGATCTGCTCGGAGAGGAGGTCCACGAGGAGGTGGACCTCGAGGCGCTGGACTTCCAGGACGGGCAGCTGTGGTTCGTGGGCTCGCACAGCGCGAAGCGGAAGAAACCCAAGGGCAAGACGATGGTGAAGGACCTGGAGCGACTGGCCACCGTGGAGCACGAGCCCTGGCGCTTCCTGCTCGCCCGGGTGCCGCTGCCGGAGAAGGCGTCGGGCTCGGCCCGCCCGGCGAAGCTCATGCGCGCGGAGGGCCGACAGGACTCGGGGGTGAACGTGCTGGTGGAGCTGTTGCGCCAGGACGCCCATCTGGGGCCCTTCCTCGCGCCGGCCTCGCCGGACGATCCGGATGGGGCGCTCGCCATCCCCAGCAAGGACAATGGGTTGGACATCGAGGGGCTCGCCGTCCACGGGGACCAGGTCTTCCTCGGGCTCCGGGGCCCCGTGCTGCGAGGCTACGCCGTCCTCCTGCAAATGGAGGTGGAGGAGGTAGGCAAGGGCCTGCTCGCGCCCCGGCGGACGAAGAAGGGCGGTGCCTACCAGAAACACTTCCTGGACCTGGATGGTCTGGGCATCCGCGAGCTGTGCCGCCATGGAGAGGATCTGCTCATCCTCGCGGGGCCCACCATGCCGGTGGATGGCCCCATCCGGCTGTTCCGGCTGCACAAGGGCCTGCTGCTCTCGGGAGACACCCTCCACTCGCAGGAGAAGGGGGGACTGGAGCCTCTCTTCGACCTGAAGAACGGGAGCAGGGACGACAACGCCGAGGGGGTGGCCGTGTTCTCCTGGTTCGCGCCGAACGACTCCGTGCTCGTCGTCTACGACACGCCCTCGCCGCAGCGCCGCTATGGGCCGGATGGCGTGCTCGCGGACGTGTTCCGGCTCTGA
- a CDS encoding DinB family protein: MIATTLSALTDFPSRLEQFYHAFPRELTRWVPDSWEGCPSENLTALEQICHVRDIELEGYHVRFGRLLNETGPVLASLDTYALVKERDYAAAEPSAVFAAFRAARRATVEMLRPLSDEQLARAGTFEGYGPVTVRGLIHYLCSHDQQHLAGLQWLMGKAESARPRARSTPA; this comes from the coding sequence ATGATCGCCACGACACTCTCCGCATTGACGGATTTTCCCTCGCGGCTGGAACAATTCTATCACGCGTTTCCGCGCGAACTGACGCGCTGGGTACCCGATTCCTGGGAGGGTTGTCCTAGCGAGAACCTGACGGCCCTGGAGCAGATCTGCCACGTGCGCGACATCGAACTCGAGGGCTATCACGTGCGCTTCGGCCGGTTGTTGAACGAGACCGGGCCGGTGCTGGCCTCGCTGGATACCTATGCTCTGGTCAAGGAGCGCGACTATGCCGCCGCGGAACCCTCGGCCGTGTTCGCCGCGTTCCGCGCGGCGCGCCGGGCGACGGTGGAGATGCTCAGGCCATTGAGCGACGAGCAACTTGCCCGCGCGGGAACGTTCGAGGGCTATGGCCCGGTGACGGTGCGTGGGCTGATTCACTATCTCTGCAGCCACGACCAACAGCATCTCGCGGGGCTGCAGTGGCTCATGGGCAAGGCGGAGTCAGCGCGTCCCCGCGCGAGGTCCACGCCTGCATAG
- a CDS encoding VOC family protein: MTIKAATPYFILNGRTEQAIAFYQRTLGAKVEALQRFGDGNPNCPTALQSRVMHAALRVGDALLMMSDGPNDSAPPQSGSVNIALQFDDPDQARRCFDALATSGKVVQPLVEAPWGELFGALGDEFGINWMFNSAQVKKA, encoded by the coding sequence ATGACGATCAAAGCCGCCACCCCGTACTTCATCCTCAACGGCAGGACCGAGCAGGCCATCGCCTTCTACCAGCGAACCCTGGGCGCGAAAGTCGAAGCGCTGCAGCGGTTTGGAGACGGCAACCCGAACTGTCCCACGGCGCTGCAGAGCCGGGTCATGCACGCGGCGCTGCGCGTGGGCGACGCGCTCTTGATGATGAGCGACGGCCCCAACGACTCGGCGCCGCCCCAGAGCGGGAGCGTGAACATCGCCCTCCAGTTCGATGATCCCGATCAGGCGCGGCGCTGCTTCGACGCACTGGCGACGAGCGGCAAGGTCGTCCAGCCGCTCGTCGAGGCCCCCTGGGGTGAGCTGTTCGGCGCGCTGGGCGACGAGTTCGGCATCAACTGGATGTTCAACAGCGCCCAGGTCAAGAAGGCCTGA
- a CDS encoding ketopantoate reductase family protein → MRFAIVGSGAVGGYFGAKLVQAGQEVTFLARGEHLEALRQRGLEIRGPAGDVRVPVRAESDPARVGPVDVVMLAVKTYDIAGALPTVKTLLAGGDKAVVLTLQNGVDSPDEVASAVGREAVLGGSAYISVAITAPGVLTQTGMHHRITFGEFFGDTPRISPRVSTLRDTLAGAGIHTDAVPDARVALWDKLVFLAPFAGLTGSTRLPIGLLRTYPPALDTYTAAASEIIRVAATEGVTVPRNPESLVRELQGLPPQMRASLLVDLEQGKRLEVEALMGSVVRRGRAAGVPTPVMATLYGVLAPHAGGRAR, encoded by the coding sequence ATGCGATTCGCCATCGTGGGTTCCGGGGCCGTCGGCGGTTACTTCGGCGCGAAGTTGGTCCAGGCGGGCCAGGAGGTCACCTTCCTCGCGAGGGGTGAGCACCTGGAGGCGCTGAGACAGAGGGGGCTGGAGATCCGTGGCCCGGCCGGAGACGTGCGCGTCCCGGTGCGAGCGGAGTCGGACCCGGCGCGGGTGGGCCCGGTGGACGTGGTGATGTTGGCGGTGAAGACCTACGACATCGCCGGGGCCCTCCCCACGGTGAAGACGCTGCTGGCGGGCGGGGACAAGGCGGTGGTGCTCACCCTTCAGAACGGCGTGGACAGTCCCGACGAGGTGGCCTCCGCCGTGGGCCGGGAGGCGGTGCTCGGCGGCTCGGCCTACATCTCCGTGGCCATCACCGCGCCCGGAGTCCTCACCCAGACCGGGATGCACCATCGCATCACGTTCGGTGAGTTCTTCGGGGACACCCCGCGCATCTCCCCACGCGTGAGCACCCTGCGCGACACGCTCGCCGGTGCTGGCATCCACACGGACGCGGTGCCGGACGCGCGCGTAGCGCTCTGGGACAAGCTCGTCTTCCTGGCGCCCTTCGCCGGACTCACCGGCTCCACCCGCCTGCCCATCGGCCTGCTGCGGACGTATCCGCCCGCGCTCGACACCTATACGGCGGCGGCGTCGGAGATCATCCGGGTGGCCGCCACCGAGGGGGTGACCGTTCCCCGCAATCCCGAGTCACTCGTCCGCGAGTTGCAGGGCCTGCCTCCGCAGATGCGCGCGTCGCTGCTGGTGGACCTGGAGCAGGGCAAGCGGCTGGAGGTCGAGGCCCTGATGGGCTCGGTGGTGCGCCGGGGCCGGGCGGCCGGAGTGCCCACGCCGGTGATGGCCACCCTGTACGGAGTGCTCGCGCCCCACGCGGGTGGACGTGCACGATAG
- a CDS encoding S1C family serine protease, with product MKFLQQFSDELESLVAKAMPAVVAVQHARGHGTGLFLTPDGYVLTNRHVVRSQGRLTLELHDGSEVRAELVGADAPTDLAVVRAEDGAKFPTLPLADPHDVRVGQVVMAIGNPFRLEQSVSMGVVSAINRTLPLPDGVILEGLLQTDAAINPGNSGGPLLNMHGQVVGLNTLVLPYAQGIGFAVSATTAAWVASLLIQRGKVERRFLGIAATAITLSARSAQEAGQLRAVRVMKVGQGTPAADAGLEADDLLLGINEWPITNVDDVQRLLALATGPEVRLEVLRKGQRRTLRARTTPREYSKAA from the coding sequence ATGAAGTTCCTCCAACAGTTCTCCGACGAGCTCGAGTCGCTCGTGGCCAAGGCGATGCCCGCGGTGGTGGCGGTGCAGCACGCGCGGGGCCACGGCACGGGCCTCTTCCTGACACCGGACGGCTACGTCCTCACCAACCGGCACGTGGTGCGCAGCCAGGGCCGGCTCACGCTGGAGCTGCACGACGGCAGCGAGGTGCGCGCCGAGCTCGTGGGCGCGGACGCTCCCACGGACCTGGCGGTGGTGCGCGCCGAGGACGGCGCGAAGTTCCCCACGCTGCCGCTGGCGGATCCCCACGACGTGCGCGTGGGGCAGGTGGTGATGGCCATCGGCAACCCCTTCCGCCTGGAGCAGTCGGTGTCGATGGGCGTGGTGAGCGCCATCAACCGCACGCTGCCCCTGCCGGACGGGGTGATCCTCGAGGGCCTGTTGCAGACGGACGCGGCCATCAACCCGGGCAACTCGGGAGGACCGTTGCTCAACATGCACGGACAGGTGGTGGGCCTCAACACGCTGGTGCTGCCATACGCGCAGGGCATCGGCTTCGCGGTGAGCGCCACCACGGCGGCCTGGGTGGCCAGCCTGCTCATCCAACGCGGCAAGGTGGAACGGCGCTTCCTCGGCATCGCCGCCACGGCCATCACCCTGTCGGCCCGGAGTGCCCAGGAGGCGGGGCAGCTTCGCGCGGTGCGCGTCATGAAGGTGGGGCAGGGCACGCCCGCGGCCGACGCGGGGCTCGAGGCGGATGATCTGTTGCTGGGCATCAACGAGTGGCCCATCACGAACGTGGACGACGTCCAGCGCCTGCTGGCGCTCGCCACCGGGCCGGAGGTCCGCCTGGAGGTGTTGCGCAAGGGACAGCGCCGCACCTTGCGAGCCCGCACCACGCCTCGCGAGTACAGCAAGGCGGCGTGA
- a CDS encoding S1C family serine protease, with product MSADLSAFSESLASIIERIAPGLVRVEARRRHGATGIVWDAEGHILTTHHAIEQEGSITVGLADGRTVPAELVGRDPSTDLALLKADASGLTPLAPAPLEGLKVGHLVLALGRPGRTARATLGIVSAVGESWRTYAGGRIDRYLETDADLPPGFSGGALVDTRGRFLGMPTAALSRTAAVVIPGETLGRVAQALRQHGGIRRGYLGVGAHPVRLPQGLWERAGGESGLIFLSIEPGGPADKAGLMMGDVLVSLGGQPLQSLEELLGYLGDEKVGTQVQARVLRAGEVREVPVSIGKRS from the coding sequence ATGTCCGCCGATCTCAGCGCCTTCTCCGAGTCCCTCGCCTCCATCATCGAGCGCATCGCCCCCGGCCTCGTCCGGGTCGAGGCCCGTCGCCGCCACGGTGCCACCGGCATCGTCTGGGACGCGGAGGGACACATCCTCACCACCCACCATGCCATCGAGCAGGAGGGCTCCATCACCGTGGGCCTCGCCGATGGCCGCACCGTCCCGGCCGAGCTCGTCGGGAGGGATCCGTCCACGGATCTCGCCCTGCTCAAGGCGGACGCCTCCGGACTCACGCCGCTGGCGCCCGCGCCGCTCGAGGGCCTGAAGGTGGGTCACCTGGTGCTCGCCCTGGGCCGTCCCGGCCGCACCGCGCGCGCGACGCTGGGCATCGTCAGCGCGGTGGGCGAGAGCTGGCGCACCTACGCGGGAGGCCGCATCGACCGCTACCTGGAGACGGACGCGGACCTGCCTCCCGGCTTCTCCGGGGGGGCGCTGGTGGACACCCGGGGGCGCTTCCTCGGCATGCCGACGGCGGCCCTGTCGCGCACGGCGGCGGTCGTCATCCCCGGAGAGACGCTCGGCCGGGTCGCCCAGGCGTTGAGGCAGCACGGAGGCATCCGCCGGGGCTACCTCGGCGTGGGCGCGCACCCCGTGCGACTGCCCCAGGGCCTCTGGGAGCGCGCGGGTGGAGAGAGCGGGCTCATCTTCCTCTCCATCGAGCCCGGAGGCCCCGCCGACAAGGCCGGGCTGATGATGGGGGACGTGCTGGTGAGCCTCGGAGGCCAGCCGTTGCAGAGCCTCGAGGAGCTGCTCGGCTACCTCGGCGACGAGAAGGTGGGCACCCAGGTCCAGGCGAGGGTGCTGCGCGCGGGCGAGGTGCGCGAGGTGCCCGTCTCGATTGGTAAGCGTTCGTGA
- a CDS encoding LuxR C-terminal-related transcriptional regulator, translating into MRDSDATPVRLTLVAEDPLARGALSRALSEQGSDVVLTASGTLAEVESSSPEAAPDVVLWDVGLHPAGSGGQLDAPELGAPVLALVPDEAAGEGALSAGARGLLFRDVAPAPLLAALRAVARGLTVFDPALTALRATPRASAPTSTPEGLTPREREVLTLLAEGLSNKAIAERLDISEHTAKFHVNAVLAKLGVQRRTEAVVRAARLGLVTI; encoded by the coding sequence GTGCGGGACTCCGACGCCACCCCTGTCCGTCTCACCCTGGTCGCCGAGGACCCGCTCGCTCGGGGTGCGCTCTCCCGGGCCCTCTCGGAGCAGGGGAGTGACGTCGTGCTCACGGCGTCCGGTACCCTGGCGGAGGTGGAGTCCTCGAGTCCCGAGGCCGCCCCCGACGTCGTGCTGTGGGACGTGGGCCTGCACCCGGCCGGGTCCGGAGGGCAGCTCGATGCCCCGGAGCTGGGGGCGCCCGTGCTCGCGCTCGTGCCCGATGAGGCCGCGGGAGAAGGCGCGCTCTCCGCGGGGGCCCGGGGGTTGCTCTTCCGGGACGTGGCTCCCGCCCCGTTGCTCGCCGCGCTGCGAGCCGTGGCGCGAGGACTCACCGTGTTCGATCCGGCCCTCACCGCGCTGCGCGCCACACCGCGCGCCTCGGCGCCCACCTCGACGCCCGAGGGCCTGACACCCCGGGAGCGCGAGGTGCTCACGCTGCTCGCCGAGGGCTTGTCCAACAAGGCCATCGCCGAACGGCTCGACATCAGCGAGCACACCGCGAAGTTCCATGTGAACGCGGTGCTCGCCAAGCTCGGCGTACAGCGGCGAACGGAGGCCGTCGTCCGGGCGGCGCGCCTGGGGCTCGTGACGATCTGA